A genomic region of Rhodohalobacter sp. SW132 contains the following coding sequences:
- a CDS encoding NAD(P)/FAD-dependent oxidoreductase, with translation MTYDFLSIGSGFAGSLTALCLKQSGYRVGIIEKNSHPRFAIGESSTPIADMILRDIASRYDLPWLNKLSRYGSWQEHYPELTCGIKRGFSYYNHEAGKEFSSDYHHSNELLVAASVDDENSDTQWLRSDLDHFLVKQAKEYGIEYYDQTEIQHVQRNPSGNWLISAHRPDGTLQAETKFIIDATGSSAFSEKFFNTASTSEPFETNSRAIYSHFKQVPLWLNHLESNGFKTDDYPYNPDHSALHHILEEGWLWMLRFNDDRLSAGLVLDQNHSSDFESVSGAESWNHIIKKYPTLYDLFGDSKRCEDPGKIIKTGRLQRRLDRMFGDGWAALHHTAGFVDPLHSTGIAHTLSGVEKLLDIIKTNEFHQKSIQRELNRYQKEFFSELELIDLLVTGCYISRHNFELFTAWTMLYFTCTIQYEQQRLSGDRTGRFLSAGHPELSSIVRNQYRSLVNLTENGSTRNENEAFIKQIRENIKPFNIAGLMMPEKRNMYNHTAVKL, from the coding sequence ATGACGTACGACTTCCTCAGTATTGGCAGCGGATTTGCCGGATCGCTTACGGCACTCTGTCTAAAACAATCGGGCTATAGGGTTGGAATTATTGAAAAAAATTCCCACCCGCGGTTTGCGATCGGTGAATCATCCACTCCGATTGCCGACATGATATTGCGGGATATCGCCAGTCGGTACGATCTCCCCTGGCTTAATAAACTTTCGCGCTATGGAAGCTGGCAGGAGCACTACCCCGAACTCACCTGCGGCATCAAACGGGGATTCAGTTATTATAATCATGAAGCGGGAAAAGAATTTTCATCCGATTACCATCACTCCAATGAACTGCTGGTTGCAGCAAGTGTGGATGATGAAAATTCAGACACTCAATGGCTGCGATCCGATCTGGATCACTTTCTCGTCAAACAGGCAAAAGAGTACGGTATTGAATACTATGACCAAACTGAGATTCAACACGTTCAGCGTAATCCATCCGGAAACTGGTTGATCTCGGCTCATCGGCCGGATGGCACTCTTCAGGCCGAAACAAAATTCATCATCGACGCAACCGGATCTTCAGCATTTTCTGAAAAATTCTTCAATACAGCTTCAACTTCTGAGCCATTTGAAACGAACAGCCGCGCGATCTACTCCCACTTTAAACAGGTTCCCCTCTGGCTGAATCATCTTGAATCGAACGGGTTCAAAACCGATGATTATCCCTACAATCCCGATCACTCTGCTCTTCACCATATCCTGGAGGAAGGGTGGCTCTGGATGCTCCGGTTTAACGATGATCGCCTGAGTGCCGGACTGGTTCTGGATCAAAACCATTCATCTGATTTCGAATCAGTATCCGGGGCAGAATCCTGGAACCACATCATTAAGAAGTATCCGACACTTTATGATCTCTTTGGTGACTCGAAACGTTGCGAAGATCCGGGAAAAATCATCAAAACAGGACGGCTTCAGCGGCGGCTGGATCGCATGTTTGGGGATGGATGGGCGGCGCTTCATCACACCGCAGGTTTTGTGGATCCCCTGCACAGCACAGGAATTGCGCACACACTGTCAGGAGTTGAAAAGCTGCTGGATATCATCAAAACAAACGAATTTCATCAAAAATCAATCCAGAGAGAACTGAATCGATATCAGAAAGAGTTTTTTAGCGAGCTGGAGCTGATCGATCTTTTGGTCACGGGATGCTACATAAGCCGCCACAATTTTGAACTGTTCACGGCGTGGACGATGCTCTATTTCACCTGCACCATTCAGTATGAGCAGCAGAGATTGTCGGGTGACCGGACGGGACGATTTCTGAGCGCAGGCCATCCCGAACTTTCATCCATTGTCCGTAATCAATATCGGAGCCTTGTAAATCTCACCGAAAACGGATCGACCCGAAATGAGAATGAAGCGTTCATCAAACAGATCAGAGAGAACATCAAGCCATTCAATATTGCCGGTTTGATGATGCCGGAAAAGCGAAATATGTATAATCATACTGCAGTTAAGCTTTAG
- a CDS encoding outer membrane protein has translation MIHRILVILSLMLGTAVFTASAQSAAERASISDTFGFGPRLGYYKAQDADEGNFYGGAQMRIRPGAIIGIEAAVEYRAGQEYGINGNSVKTSFVPVTASLLAFAPVSENFSPYGVAGLGAYYTRYTTSGVLEDLGFDDDSDFNLGYHLGFGAEIPFNENVALNIDYRYLFLNPSDNQESLDGASFSGNTISAGLMFYF, from the coding sequence ATGATACATCGAATATTGGTTATTTTATCATTGATGCTGGGAACCGCTGTCTTTACAGCAAGTGCACAGTCAGCTGCAGAACGTGCGTCCATTTCCGACACCTTTGGATTTGGCCCGCGCCTGGGATATTACAAAGCACAGGATGCTGATGAAGGTAATTTTTACGGAGGAGCGCAAATGCGTATCCGTCCGGGAGCTATTATTGGGATTGAAGCGGCGGTGGAATATCGTGCCGGACAAGAGTATGGAATTAATGGTAACTCTGTGAAAACAAGTTTTGTGCCGGTAACGGCATCCTTACTTGCATTTGCACCGGTTAGCGAAAACTTTTCTCCCTATGGAGTTGCCGGTCTTGGAGCGTATTATACGCGTTATACTACATCCGGAGTTCTTGAAGATCTGGGATTTGATGACGACAGCGATTTCAACCTGGGGTATCACCTTGGGTTCGGAGCTGAAATACCATTTAATGAAAATGTGGCCTTAAATATCGATTATCGCTACCTCTTTTTAAATCCAAGTGACAATCAGGAGTCGCTCGATGGCGCCAGTTTTAGCGGCAATACGATCTCCGCAGGACTGATGTTCTATTTCTGA
- a CDS encoding VCBS repeat-containing protein has translation MAIHTRLIFIFIIFALCLSGCTPGDQADPLFRELSSDHTSITFNNAIVSNDTLNAQTDHFLYNGAGVAAGDINNNGLTDLFFSGNFVQSRLYLNQGNMEFQDITEHSGIQTDRRVTGVSMVDLNGNGYLDIYLSVSGAPWSSPENRRNLLYLNNGDNTFTEAASDYSIDDPGFTTHAIFLDYNKSGYLDLFLLGNSPEEFGRGDTGGSFSGARAPNPYGLDRLYRNNGDGTFTDVSEDAGILNRLGYGLGVVATDLNNNGWPDIYVSNDITPNDVLYMNNGDGTFTDKAAEYLKHTSFAGMGIDIADFSNNGWADIMQTDMMPVELEDQKRMSGSTSYSAFQQLRNQGYFPHYNTNTLQFNRGTTPEGDIIFSEIGRMAGVAYTDWSWAALFADFDNDGLKDLFVSNGYPKAVNDFDYLSDMHRVRQTADSPDQIKQRELEILENLHSYEIPNHIFKNNGDLTFTDKTSQWGIDHPRFSYGAAYADLNNNGRLDLIISNINSTAQIYENTGAGSDENGYLQIVLDGDSSNRQGLGSRIILTHNGVKQTIYHTPYRGYMSTVDHRIHFGLGDSAGDTVDSLEIYWPDDRYQLLTDVEKNQVLTLSQADADSKPDTNPDQKPKIQPLLEPVQPINGFDITHGGSRINDFNIQTTLPYKVTSQNITIAAGDITGNGLDDIYIGGSADTAGKLYLQQEDGEFIEFNDFQPWERDKRYDDWDAHFFDANGNGLLDLYVSSGSFRLSNVSELLQDRLYINQGGGRFIRDEDALPNINTATAAITPGDFNGNGRMDLFIGGRLSQRNYPHPVRSYILRNDGGRFTDVTESIAPELIHTGGMVTDAVWIDFTGNNTPDLVTVGEWMPIRFYENNGAQFNDVTESMNLPPSRGWWYSLTSGDINNNGHTDLIAGNLGLNFTYKTSPESRFGVYAGDFNENWRTELIFVQEIDGIEYPFHGLAKLGNSINQLGYSYDRFEDFSNEPIHRLFNREKLDQALHYQVDTFASTVLINNGDGTFANAELPTKAQISPINDSILHDIDCSGTPDLIIAGNIFETEPNIPRADAGKGLILRGDGSGSFSPVPLVESGFHAPEDAKKLLKINTPEGPVLLVANHNSTPNLFLPVNSCRGQ, from the coding sequence ATGGCAATCCATACCAGGTTAATATTTATATTCATTATTTTCGCTCTGTGCCTATCGGGCTGTACACCTGGTGATCAAGCTGATCCTTTATTCCGGGAACTTTCTTCGGATCATACATCCATCACATTCAATAACGCCATTGTTTCCAATGATACGCTAAACGCTCAAACAGATCACTTTCTCTATAACGGGGCCGGTGTTGCTGCGGGTGACATCAATAATAATGGTTTAACGGATCTGTTTTTTTCAGGCAACTTTGTTCAGAGCCGCCTCTATTTAAATCAGGGCAATATGGAGTTCCAGGATATTACCGAGCATTCCGGAATTCAAACAGACCGAAGGGTCACCGGCGTTTCTATGGTCGATTTGAATGGTAATGGCTACCTGGATATCTATTTGTCAGTATCCGGTGCTCCCTGGTCGTCACCTGAAAACAGAAGAAACCTTTTATACCTTAACAATGGTGATAATACATTTACAGAAGCTGCTTCCGACTACTCCATCGATGATCCTGGTTTTACCACACATGCCATCTTTCTGGATTATAACAAAAGCGGATACCTGGACCTGTTTCTTCTTGGCAACTCTCCGGAAGAGTTCGGGCGGGGTGATACAGGTGGCAGCTTCAGCGGTGCGAGAGCGCCCAATCCGTACGGATTAGACAGGCTTTACAGGAATAACGGGGATGGAACTTTTACTGATGTTTCGGAAGATGCAGGGATATTGAACAGACTAGGATATGGATTGGGCGTTGTGGCTACGGACCTGAACAACAATGGCTGGCCAGACATTTACGTATCCAACGATATCACCCCGAACGATGTGCTCTATATGAATAACGGTGACGGAACATTTACCGACAAAGCCGCCGAATATTTGAAACATACAAGTTTTGCAGGAATGGGAATCGATATTGCCGATTTTTCCAATAACGGATGGGCTGATATCATGCAAACAGATATGATGCCTGTAGAGCTGGAGGACCAGAAACGAATGAGCGGCTCTACATCATACAGTGCCTTCCAGCAGTTGAGAAATCAAGGTTATTTTCCACATTACAATACCAATACACTGCAGTTCAATCGCGGAACAACGCCGGAGGGCGACATCATTTTTAGTGAAATTGGAAGAATGGCAGGTGTGGCCTACACCGACTGGAGCTGGGCAGCGCTATTTGCGGATTTTGATAACGATGGCTTAAAAGATCTCTTCGTCAGTAACGGATATCCAAAAGCAGTAAATGATTTCGATTACCTTTCAGACATGCACAGGGTTCGGCAAACTGCTGACAGCCCGGATCAGATTAAACAGAGAGAACTCGAGATTCTTGAGAACCTGCATAGTTACGAAATCCCGAACCATATTTTTAAAAATAATGGTGATTTAACTTTTACAGATAAAACCAGCCAATGGGGAATAGATCACCCCCGGTTTTCATATGGTGCGGCGTACGCTGATTTAAACAATAATGGAAGGCTTGACCTCATAATCAGCAATATCAACAGTACAGCGCAAATTTATGAGAACACTGGCGCAGGTTCTGATGAAAACGGTTATTTGCAGATTGTTCTGGATGGTGATTCTTCAAACAGGCAAGGGCTTGGTTCCAGGATTATTCTTACACACAATGGAGTGAAGCAAACCATCTACCACACGCCCTACAGGGGATATATGTCTACAGTAGATCACCGAATCCATTTTGGCCTGGGCGATAGCGCCGGGGACACGGTTGATTCTCTTGAAATCTACTGGCCGGATGACAGATATCAGTTATTGACTGACGTAGAAAAAAACCAGGTTCTTACACTGTCCCAGGCTGATGCAGATTCCAAGCCGGATACAAACCCTGATCAAAAACCAAAAATTCAACCCCTATTGGAGCCGGTACAACCTATTAATGGGTTTGATATAACTCATGGTGGCAGCCGAATAAATGATTTCAATATCCAGACCACGCTCCCTTATAAAGTAACAAGCCAGAATATTACTATTGCAGCTGGAGATATCACCGGCAACGGCCTTGATGATATTTATATCGGTGGTTCTGCCGATACCGCCGGTAAGCTATATCTGCAGCAGGAAGATGGAGAATTTATTGAATTTAATGACTTCCAGCCATGGGAGAGAGATAAACGATATGATGACTGGGACGCACATTTCTTTGATGCAAACGGAAACGGACTTTTAGATTTATATGTCAGCAGCGGCAGTTTCAGGCTCTCGAATGTTTCGGAATTGCTTCAGGATCGGCTTTACATCAACCAGGGAGGCGGCAGGTTTATACGGGATGAAGATGCGCTGCCAAATATAAATACAGCAACAGCTGCAATTACACCCGGTGATTTTAACGGCAACGGCAGGATGGATCTGTTTATCGGTGGACGTTTGTCGCAAAGGAATTACCCTCACCCGGTACGCAGTTATATTTTGCGGAATGATGGCGGACGTTTTACTGATGTAACAGAGTCAATTGCCCCGGAACTTATCCATACGGGCGGCATGGTAACAGATGCGGTATGGATTGATTTTACAGGAAATAATACTCCTGACCTTGTGACTGTTGGAGAGTGGATGCCGATCCGGTTTTATGAAAATAATGGTGCACAATTTAACGATGTAACTGAATCAATGAATCTTCCTCCCTCCCGCGGCTGGTGGTATAGCCTTACTTCAGGGGATATCAACAACAATGGACATACGGACCTGATTGCCGGTAATCTTGGATTGAATTTTACTTATAAAACATCTCCTGAAAGCAGATTCGGCGTATATGCCGGTGATTTCAATGAAAACTGGAGAACGGAACTGATATTTGTTCAGGAGATAGATGGTATTGAATACCCCTTTCATGGTTTAGCCAAACTCGGCAATTCAATTAATCAACTGGGCTACAGTTACGATCGTTTTGAAGATTTTTCAAATGAACCCATTCATCGACTTTTTAACCGGGAAAAACTTGACCAGGCGCTTCATTACCAGGTGGACACATTTGCCAGTACGGTATTGATAAATAATGGGGATGGCACGTTTGCAAATGCAGAACTCCCCACAAAAGCCCAGATTTCACCCATCAATGATTCAATACTTCACGATATTGACTGCAGCGGCACCCCTGATCTGATTATAGCGGGTAATATTTTTGAAACCGAGCCCAATATTCCAAGAGCTGATGCCGGTAAAGGCCTGATTTTGAGGGGTGATGGCAGTGGCAGTTTTTCTCCGGTTCCACTTGTTGAAAGTGGCTTTCATGCCCCCGAAGATGCTAAGAAACTTCTTAAAATCAACACTCCGGAGGGGCCTGTACTTCTTGTGGCAAACCATAATTCGACTCCAAATCTGTTTCTTCCGGTGAACTCCTGCAGAGGACAGTAG
- a CDS encoding RagB/SusD family nutrient uptake outer membrane protein produces MKALQNLKILYGTALLLLIAGFFYGCKDDFLVGEAQGSLDEQTLANQNGVEGNLIGTYRMLGGWAGFGGWGTGSSNWIFGSVTSDDAYKGSEPGDQGPITDVELYNWSTGGTDEYLNDKWASLYEGVNRANSTLRLMNRLLEDDPNAIPEADANSIRGEALFLRAYYHYDAWRMWENIPYYFEEDDDFRKSNENVDVIGNITNDLQQAISFLPESPRNGQVGRATSWTAQALLGRVQADARNYGDALTTLRAVRTSGVYDLEENFQQVWTGFSEYANGPETIIAYQASANDGNSEGDNSNYHIRLAYPHSGSPFGCCGFFQPSQNLVNFFVVDDDGLPLAMTDPAWDNRNDALAAGAGVPVDPRLDWTVGRDGVPFKDWGNHESGWIRDRGYGGPYSPKKHVHEASSGAESNVGWNATHLNSVNWHLYRYADLLLLLAEAEVEAGSLDNALEIVNEIRARAGVAAQGPGDSPDNIAVPIDHGSITWADYSIGLYDSFPDQDFARRAVRHERRLELAMEGHRFFDLKRWGVVEDVLNDYTNSENSRRSYLSAASNFEDRHQRFPIPSFQIDVSRVDGENRLIQNSGW; encoded by the coding sequence ATGAAAGCATTGCAAAACTTGAAGATATTATATGGAACGGCTTTACTTCTGCTGATTGCAGGTTTTTTTTACGGCTGTAAGGATGATTTTCTTGTAGGTGAAGCACAGGGAAGTCTGGATGAACAAACACTTGCTAACCAGAATGGAGTAGAAGGTAACCTGATAGGCACCTACAGAATGCTGGGCGGCTGGGCCGGCTTTGGAGGATGGGGTACCGGGTCAAGTAACTGGATCTTTGGAAGTGTAACGTCCGATGATGCTTATAAAGGTTCGGAGCCGGGTGACCAGGGCCCGATTACTGACGTAGAATTGTACAACTGGAGTACCGGTGGTACGGATGAGTATCTGAACGATAAGTGGGCATCCCTCTATGAAGGTGTAAACAGAGCAAATTCAACATTACGCCTGATGAATCGCCTGCTTGAGGATGATCCCAATGCTATACCTGAAGCGGATGCAAACAGTATTCGGGGGGAGGCGCTTTTTTTAAGAGCGTACTATCATTATGATGCGTGGAGAATGTGGGAAAATATTCCATACTATTTCGAGGAGGATGATGATTTCCGAAAATCGAACGAAAATGTTGATGTTATTGGGAATATTACCAATGATCTACAACAAGCGATCTCATTTCTGCCGGAATCTCCACGCAACGGTCAGGTGGGCAGGGCAACTTCGTGGACTGCACAGGCCTTGCTTGGAAGAGTTCAGGCGGATGCAAGAAACTACGGAGATGCATTAACCACATTACGTGCAGTTCGTACCAGTGGTGTATATGATCTCGAGGAAAACTTCCAGCAGGTTTGGACAGGGTTCAGTGAATATGCAAACGGACCGGAGACAATTATCGCCTACCAGGCTTCAGCCAATGATGGTAATTCTGAGGGAGATAACTCAAATTACCACATCCGCCTGGCCTACCCGCACAGTGGTAGCCCGTTTGGTTGCTGCGGATTTTTTCAACCTTCACAAAACCTGGTAAACTTTTTTGTTGTAGATGATGACGGATTACCGTTAGCGATGACGGATCCTGCATGGGATAACAGAAATGATGCACTTGCTGCCGGTGCCGGAGTACCGGTTGACCCCAGATTAGACTGGACCGTCGGACGTGATGGCGTTCCCTTTAAAGATTGGGGAAATCATGAATCAGGCTGGATTCGTGACCGGGGTTATGGAGGGCCCTACAGCCCTAAGAAACATGTTCATGAAGCTTCCAGTGGAGCTGAAAGTAATGTTGGCTGGAACGCAACGCACCTTAACTCGGTAAACTGGCATCTATATCGTTACGCAGATTTACTTTTGTTGCTTGCAGAAGCCGAAGTTGAAGCCGGTAGTCTTGATAATGCTTTGGAAATCGTGAATGAAATCCGTGCCCGAGCCGGCGTAGCAGCGCAGGGGCCGGGAGATAGTCCTGATAATATTGCAGTTCCAATAGATCATGGTTCAATCACCTGGGCTGATTATAGCATAGGACTTTATGACTCATTTCCTGATCAGGATTTCGCGCGAAGAGCAGTCCGGCATGAGAGAAGACTTGAACTGGCCATGGAAGGACACCGTTTCTTTGATTTGAAGAGATGGGGTGTAGTAGAAGATGTATTAAATGATTACACAAATAGTGAAAACAGCAGGCGGTCTTATTTGTCAGCTGCTTCCAATTTTGAAGACAGACACCAGCGTTTTCCAATTCCTTCTTTCCAGATTGACGTAAGCAGGGTTGATGGCGAAAACAGGCTTATTCAAAATTCTGGCTGGTAA
- a CDS encoding TonB-dependent receptor, with the protein MVNRLSRLHKPDRLNNGYSILKNTVAGLFSLLLICGSALAQDIEVTGNVTSEAGETLPGVTILVQGTDRGTTTNIYGEYTIMAPPDGVLTFSFIGYIGQEVAIDGRTEIDVQLTERVAELDEMIVTGYSVQRRADITGSISTANMDNVASQTSSSVLQRLEGSVAGVTVQSSGSPGARSTVRIRGISSFQNNDPLYIIDGTPVQDDFANWLNPNDIESIQVLKDASAASIYGSRANNGVIIIETKKGQRGAPEVSVNLRTGVSTPVKGYDDFLILDALEYHEVVRRSNLNAGESVPTNIYGDPNNPSVPNYIWPNDGTNQTNDLGQFGFSENDYLYGDAGNINQQFMPASAGTNWWDEVFGTGITSDMNIAVSGGGDNNRYNVSFNYFDQEGTAQYNRFQRGTIRVNTEFDIGRITIGENITLARDESYGGIDLGGGAEDTIIGKNILTQPVVPVMDVGGNFASGKAVGLGNNSNPVKVAHSNKDDISSNNRVFGNAFARAELIENQLLVNTRFGFNLGNNSFTSFAPIFPENSEPNFVNGFTEGRNESQEWTWSNTVNYLNTFGQSHNVTLLAGQEVTQTESRFISSSMSDYINTSLSSRYIQDALADPDTKNTSTSGSNSTLLSWFGKADYNFDDRYHVSLTVRRDGSSRLGPDNRWGTFPAVSGGWRVSSESFMDNADFISNLMIRAGWGITGNQSIPTGRLFDQFGGSTGTTFYDISGSGGNIVPGFRNTAIGNNDLKWEENESYNLGIDLELYNGRFNLVFDVFQREVDNLLFDPPLPASAGRAAPPIQNVGMMRNTGFDFSVGYRGAIGNDLVWSVNLNGTHYKNEILRIDGEQDFFSGPISGRGATISRNFVGQPIGAFFGMKADGIFQNWDEVDAHASQDGARPGRIRFVDTDGDGQITAADRTVIGNPHPDFLGGLDIGVRWRNWDFNTNFIGSFGNDIFDVQKEFYVFRLFNTNVRRDVLTNSAELNIDGPAVVDGQRVANAEVINPGADYPRLDQNDTFSNEFSSFYVEDGSYVRMRSLQIGYSIPPGVLPGVRNMRVYVQGENLFTLTGYSSIDPSLPTSNVGGPAGNVRDQTIGVDRGTYPSNRTISIGVSATF; encoded by the coding sequence ATGGTAAATAGGTTATCACGCTTGCACAAACCTGACAGATTGAATAACGGCTATTCGATTCTTAAGAATACGGTGGCAGGTTTATTCTCTTTGTTGTTGATTTGTGGCTCAGCTCTTGCTCAGGACATTGAAGTCACAGGAAATGTTACTTCAGAAGCAGGTGAAACACTACCCGGTGTTACGATCCTGGTACAAGGGACAGACAGAGGTACCACAACCAACATTTATGGTGAATACACTATTATGGCTCCGCCAGATGGTGTTCTGACATTTTCGTTTATTGGATATATAGGTCAGGAAGTAGCAATTGACGGAAGAACGGAAATAGATGTACAGTTAACTGAGAGAGTTGCTGAACTGGATGAAATGATTGTTACCGGATATTCTGTGCAAAGACGTGCTGATATAACCGGGTCTATTTCAACAGCCAATATGGATAATGTTGCAAGCCAAACCTCATCAAGTGTTCTGCAGCGGCTGGAGGGCTCAGTTGCAGGAGTTACCGTGCAATCAAGTGGTTCGCCGGGAGCAAGAAGTACCGTTCGAATTCGCGGTATCAGTTCTTTTCAAAACAACGATCCCCTTTACATTATTGACGGTACACCCGTGCAGGACGATTTTGCAAACTGGCTGAACCCAAATGATATTGAATCCATACAGGTACTGAAAGATGCTTCAGCAGCTTCTATTTATGGGTCCCGGGCAAACAATGGTGTGATCATTATTGAAACCAAAAAAGGGCAAAGAGGGGCGCCGGAAGTTTCGGTAAATCTGAGAACTGGTGTCTCCACACCGGTGAAGGGATACGATGATTTTCTTATTCTGGATGCCCTGGAGTATCATGAGGTTGTGAGAAGGAGTAATTTAAATGCCGGTGAAAGTGTTCCTACTAACATCTACGGTGACCCTAACAATCCATCCGTTCCGAACTATATCTGGCCAAATGATGGAACAAATCAAACAAATGATTTGGGACAGTTTGGATTCTCTGAAAATGATTATCTGTATGGTGATGCCGGCAACATTAACCAGCAGTTTATGCCTGCAAGTGCCGGAACCAATTGGTGGGATGAAGTTTTTGGAACAGGGATCACATCCGACATGAATATTGCTGTTTCGGGCGGTGGTGATAACAACCGATATAATGTCTCTTTTAATTATTTTGATCAGGAGGGAACAGCCCAGTATAACCGTTTTCAACGCGGAACGATACGGGTGAACACGGAATTTGATATCGGCCGTATCACGATCGGGGAGAACATTACCTTGGCTCGTGATGAAAGTTATGGAGGAATTGATTTGGGCGGTGGAGCAGAAGACACCATAATTGGTAAGAATATATTAACCCAGCCTGTAGTACCTGTAATGGACGTTGGCGGTAATTTCGCATCAGGTAAAGCCGTTGGACTTGGAAACAACTCCAATCCTGTAAAAGTTGCCCACTCCAACAAGGACGATATCAGTTCAAATAACCGGGTATTCGGGAATGCATTTGCAAGAGCTGAACTGATCGAAAATCAGCTTCTCGTAAATACAAGATTCGGTTTTAATCTCGGAAATAATTCTTTTACGTCATTTGCACCGATCTTTCCGGAAAATTCAGAACCCAATTTTGTCAATGGATTTACTGAAGGCCGAAATGAATCCCAGGAATGGACATGGAGTAACACAGTAAACTACCTGAACACTTTTGGTCAGAGTCATAATGTTACGCTTCTTGCCGGACAGGAGGTAACCCAGACGGAAAGCCGCTTTATCTCCAGCTCAATGAGCGATTATATTAATACTTCCCTGAGTTCAAGATACATTCAGGACGCTCTTGCTGATCCGGATACGAAAAATACGAGTACAAGCGGAAGCAATAGTACTCTGTTATCGTGGTTTGGTAAAGCAGATTACAATTTTGATGACCGATACCATGTGAGCCTCACGGTTCGGAGAGATGGTTCATCAAGACTGGGCCCTGATAACCGTTGGGGTACATTTCCCGCCGTGAGTGGTGGATGGAGAGTAAGCAGTGAATCTTTCATGGATAATGCCGACTTCATTTCCAACCTCATGATTCGCGCCGGATGGGGTATTACCGGAAATCAATCGATACCCACAGGGCGGCTCTTTGACCAGTTTGGCGGGTCTACAGGAACTACTTTTTATGATATATCAGGATCAGGAGGGAATATTGTTCCCGGTTTTCGCAATACCGCTATTGGAAATAACGACCTGAAGTGGGAGGAGAACGAATCCTACAACCTCGGTATAGACCTTGAACTTTACAATGGTCGTTTTAACCTGGTATTTGACGTCTTTCAGAGAGAAGTGGATAATCTGCTCTTTGATCCGCCACTGCCGGCATCAGCAGGCCGGGCGGCACCTCCAATTCAAAATGTTGGAATGATGAGAAATACCGGTTTTGATTTCAGTGTAGGTTATCGGGGTGCAATCGGAAATGATCTGGTCTGGAGTGTGAACCTGAATGGAACTCATTATAAGAATGAGATCTTAAGAATAGATGGTGAGCAAGACTTTTTTAGCGGACCTATCAGTGGGCGAGGGGCTACAATCTCCAGGAATTTTGTTGGTCAGCCGATTGGGGCCTTTTTTGGGATGAAAGCAGACGGGATATTCCAGAACTGGGATGAAGTTGATGCCCATGCCAGCCAGGATGGCGCTCGTCCCGGCCGTATTCGTTTTGTGGATACCGATGGCGATGGACAAATTACGGCAGCAGACCGTACTGTAATCGGAAATCCACATCCCGATTTCCTTGGGGGACTGGATATTGGTGTCAGGTGGAGAAACTGGGATTTTAATACAAATTTCATTGGCTCATTTGGCAACGACATTTTTGACGTGCAGAAGGAGTTTTATGTATTCCGGCTCTTTAATACAAACGTTCGGCGCGATGTACTCACTAATTCTGCTGAGCTGAATATCGATGGTCCTGCTGTTGTTGATGGCCAGCGTGTTGCGAATGCGGAAGTGATCAACCCTGGTGCAGATTATCCACGTCTGGATCAAAATGATACGTTTAGTAATGAATTCAGTAGCTTTTATGTCGAAGACGGATCGTATGTACGAATGAGAAGTCTTCAAATTGGATACAGCATCCCTCCAGGTGTGTTACCCGGCGTAAGGAACATGAGAGTATATGTGCAGGGTGAAAACCTGTTTACCCTAACCGGGTACAGCAGCATCGATCCGTCCCTTCCAACCTCGAATGTGGGAGGTCCTGCCGGAAATGTCCGGGACCAAACCATTGGTGTTGATCGCGGTACATACCCAAGTAACAGGACGATCAGCATTGGAGTAAGTGCTACGTTTTAA